ATATAGCACTATTAACGTCTTGCTTTTTTACACAAAATGTAGCCAGTCAAGGCAGTTCAAAAAGCAGCAATCTGATTGCTACCGCTAAAGAAACCGTATATCTTCACGCTAACACAACAACGCTTTTAACTGGGGAATCCTTTTACTACAGCTTGTACTGTGTGAATATGAATAATTATACTGCAAGTCCTATAAGCAAAATCGCTTATATTGAATTAATCGATGCCGGTCGTACCAGTGTTCTAAAACAGAAAGTGCTCCTTAAAAAAGGGATTGCCCAGGGCGATTTCTTTATCCCGACAACACTTAAAACCGGTAATTACAAACTGGTTGCCTACACGAACTGGATGCTGAACGGAGCATCGTCTGAAATCTCTCAGACAGACATTGCGATCATCAATCCGTTCCAGCCTTCGAAAGAATTTTCAAACCAGGAACTAAACAGTATTTTTCCGGTTGAAAAACGCAATCCTGAAAAAACTTCCAACGATGTTTTAGCCATTGAAACCAGTAAGAAAACATTTGCCAGCAGAGAGCAGGTGAACATTACGGTAAAGCCGGCAGCAAACATAAAAGGAAACTATTCCCTGTCTGTACGAAAAATTGATGCCTTAGAAATGGCTGCCAGAAAAAGTACTGAAGAGCTGCTTTCACAAAATAAAAACCATCCGGCGGCAACAGCTTCCAATGTTTTTTATATTCCGGAATACCGGGGAGAAGTACTGACCGGAAAAATAGTTTCAAAAAGTAAAACAACTGATGTTTACGACAAATCCGTTGCCCTGTCTGTTCCCGGAAAATCTTTTGGGTTTAAAATCGTGAATACGGATAAATCCGGTAAATTTATTTTTACGCTTGATGAACATCCGAACACTTCCGGTGTTATTATTCAGGTGGTGGCCGATAACCGCGAGGATTATGCTATTGAAATGGAAAATTGGAAAGGCTTTGATCTTTCGCAGTTAAACTTTCCTCCAAACTTCAGTTTAAACGCAAATTATAAAAAAGCAATAGAAAACCGTTCTACAGCTAATCAGATCGAAAATGCTTACTATACCAGAAAAAGAGACAGTCTTGAAGCAGCACCAAAGCAACTGCCTTTTTACAATCCGCTGCAAAAAGACTATATCCTTGACGATTACGAACGATTCAGCTCTTTTAAAGAAACCATTATTGAAATCACAAGAGAGTTATTTTACAGAGAGAAAAACGGCAAATATTCTTTGCACATCAGAAACAACACAACCAATGACGGTTCATTAGACATTCCGCTGGTTATGGTGGACGGGTTAATGATTCAGGACAACAGCGAGCTTTTTAATTATAACACGAATAATATTTATAAAATCTCGATTATCAGCAAACCGTATATCTATGGTTCGATGTCTTTTAGCGGCATCATCAGTATCATTACCAAAAGTTATGATTACCAGACCAAAGCTTCGGGTGATTTTATCAAAAAAACGGAGATTTCAAGACCTGTAAAAAACAAAAAATACCACAGCCCTAAATATGACGGTAGCCACAACCTGGAACGAATTCCGGACTACAGATACCAGTTATTATGGCTGCCGGAGCTGGCTGTTGCCAACGAACCTGCCAACGTTTCTTTTTACACTTCCGATGTTAAAGGAACTTTTGAAGTAATCCTGGAAGGTTTTACAGAAAACGGCAAACCGGTTTCCCTGAGAGATTATATAGAAGTGCAATAATTTTTAACCGCTGCATTATCCTGAATATTTGATTCTGAAATGCACAACAAACTTTAAAAGGCTATTACCATGGTAATAGCCTTTTTTTTCACTTATTCCGATTCATGAAAAAGAGTATTCCTTTTAAATGGTATCCCTTTCCGGATTAGGTAGGCATGGTAAAAACTGGGAACATCATACGTCCATTTGGGCAATAACAGTATGATCAGAAAAACATCCAGATGGGATATTAGTCCAAAAAACACCGCTGTTTTCATCGCCCAGCCGCCATAACTGAAACCGATTATCGCAACAAAAACCGCGAGCAAAGTCAGTCCCCATAGTTTGGACAGCAAGGCATGCGTACAGGTTTCTTTTCCAAACTTTGCAATACTGACCACATAAGTCATCGCTTCCATTACAAAAACAACCGTTATCGGAATTTTATAGGCCAGGATAACTTCCGGATTTAACAGCCAGGAGCACCAGCCCACACACAGCCAGAAAACCAGATCCGTCTGACTGTCCATCCGCCGTAATTGCGGCGACGACACGCCTGCTTTTCGTGCTGCGATGCCGTCAAAAATATCCGACAGCAGCCCTAAAACCATCAGGACAACCAGCTCAAAACGTATTGCTGCTCCAAAACGATAGGTCAGCGCGATCATAACAGGCCCCAAAAGAAGCCTGAATATGATGAGTACAATAGGGATTCTTTTCATCATCTAACTTTTAAATTGCCAGTTCACAAAAGGAAGCCTTCTTTTGCCGTTCGTATTCCACAATCCCAGCTGAACCCCTCTCAGGTTTTTAGCATTATTAAACAAACCGATCTGTACGCCGCGATACTCCCGGGATACATTTGAAACAGCCAGCTGCAAACCGCTCCCGGTATTGATCATGTTGGCAATCCCGCAAACCGAAATACCATTCATATTTTCGGTACTCAAGATTGCCGCGGTAACAGAAACACCGTTCATTTTATTCATCACAGAAACAACACAAATATTCAGTCCGTTAACCTGTGCTCCTGTCAAAAAGCCCCCCGAACTCACATTCAATCCGTTAATCCGGGTATGTATTATGGCGTCATCCCGCTTTAAAAAGGTCCTCCTTAAAGAAAAACTGTCATAAGGCTCCTTTCTTGCTCCAACAATAAGACTTTCAAATGCAATACCCAGTCCAAAAGTAAATAACCCGACTGCTATCGGGCTGGCTTCGATATTTAAACCGTTCACTTCCTGAAATTTTATTTTACTGTTTCTATAATGTCCCACACCTAAAGTCAATCCGTTTACCTTATTGACCCTACTGTGAATTGGCGACAAACTGAATATCCGGACACTGTCTGCCCGACTACCCTTTTCAGACAGTTCTTTAGCATACACCGTGCTATGCCCGTCACCAACAGCTGCAGCTAACTGCTCATCAGTTGTAACCTTTGCCGTTTCCTGCGACAAAACAGCGTTTGAAAGCAGCAGCATAAAAAAAGCAACGAATTTTAGTTTCATAATGTTCCTGTTTAGAATTACCATCCAAACCTATTGCAATTTTCACATGTAAAATTGTGTATAATAATATTTAAAAGTTTTAAATTTGTGATTATCGCAAATTATGAAAGAACAGGAAATCCTTTTAAAAGCTATCCGGAAACAGCTTCCGGACAATACTTCGCTGATTAACGAGCTCTCCGCAGTCTTAAACATAAGTTATGATGCCGCTCATCGCCGCATTTCCCAAAAAAGCAAATTCACCATAGAAGAAACTGTAGCCCTTTGCCGGCATTATAAGATCTCTATGGATACCTTATTTTTCCAAAACCGGAAAGTAATCGTAGAGAAAACGAAGGAAATCAATTCGATGGATGACATGATTGAATATTTCAAACACTCTTCCGAAAAATTACAACTGTTCACGGCACTTTCCGAAACAAAAATGTTTTATTCGGCAAAAGACATCCCGCTTTTCTATACTGTCGATGGTACGTTGCTGTCTAAATTCAAACTATATGTGTGGATGAACCTTCTGAACGGCAATAAAAACCAGGAATCCTTTGAGAAATTTTCAATTGACGGACAGTTGTCCGAATATACCCAGATCCTGAAAAAAGTGTACGAATCGGTTGAAGTACATGAAATATGGAACGACACGACCATAAACAGCAGCCTGCAGCAAATCTTATATTTTTTTGAAGCCGGTTTGGTCACCTTTCAGAATGCGATCGTATTATATGACGATTTAAAAGCCATACTGAATAAAGCAGAAGAAAAATGTGCTAAAAACCCCTTATATAACCTTTATTATAACGAACTGCTTATCTTAAACAATAATGTATTGTTAACTGATGGTAACCGGCAGGCGCTTTTTATCCCATATACCATGCTGGGCTATTTTATTACGGACGATGCCGAAACCTGTTCCGGCACGCAACGCTTTTTTTCACACCAGATCCAGAATTCAAAATCACTCAAACAGTCCGGCACTAAGGATCGTAAGCAATTCTTTAACAAATCCTTACACAAAATAGATTTTTATATCGAGCGTCTTAAAAACGAGATCAAAATAGATTTTTAAAATATTTTTTAAATTAATGTAACTTTTTTATAACCTGTTACGTATAATTACTGAATACTTAAAAAGAGGAGATTCTTAAATGAGACAACTTAAAATTACCAAGCAGGTAACTAACCGTGAAACTGCTTCCTTAGACAAGTACCTACAAGAAATTGGAAAAGTTGACTTGATTACCGCCGATGAAGAGGTAGAATTAGCACAAAGAATTAAAGCCGGAGACCAGAGAGCCTTAGAGAAATTAACAAAGGCCAACCTGCGTTTTGTGGTATCGGTTGCTAAACAGTATCAGAATCAAGGTTTAACTTTACCCGATTTGATTAATGAAGGTAACTTGGGGTTAATTAAAGCTGCACAACGTTTTGACGAAACACGTGGTTTCAAATTCATTTCGTATGCGGTTTGGTGGATTCGTCAGTCTATTTTACAGGCTTTGGCAGAACAATCTCGTATTGTTAGATTACCATTAAACAAAATTGGCTCTATCAATAAAATCAACAAGATGTATGCTTTATTAGAGCAATCTAATGAACGTGCTCCTTCTGCTGAGGAAATTGCAAAAGAACTGGACATGACTGTTAATGATGTTAAGGAGAGTATGAAAAACTCCGGTCGTCATTTATCCATGGATGCTCCGTTAGTGGAAGGTGAAGACTCTAATCTTTATGACGTATTACGTTCCGGTGAATCACCAAATCCAGACAGGGAACTGATTCATGAATCTTTACGTACAGAAATCGAAAGAGCTTTGGAAACCTTAACACCTCGTGAGGCTGACGTAGTAAGATTGTATTTCGGATTAGGTGATCAGCACCCGATGACATTGGAAGAAATCGGAGAAACTTTTGATTTAACCCGTGAGCGTGTACGCCAGATTAAAGAAAAAGCGATCAGAAGATTAAAACACACCTCCAGAAGTAAGATTCTAAAAACTTATTTAGGATAAATTTTATATGAAAATTA
This region of Flavobacterium inviolabile genomic DNA includes:
- a CDS encoding sigma-70 family RNA polymerase sigma factor, with product MRQLKITKQVTNRETASLDKYLQEIGKVDLITADEEVELAQRIKAGDQRALEKLTKANLRFVVSVAKQYQNQGLTLPDLINEGNLGLIKAAQRFDETRGFKFISYAVWWIRQSILQALAEQSRIVRLPLNKIGSINKINKMYALLEQSNERAPSAEEIAKELDMTVNDVKESMKNSGRHLSMDAPLVEGEDSNLYDVLRSGESPNPDRELIHESLRTEIERALETLTPREADVVRLYFGLGDQHPMTLEEIGETFDLTRERVRQIKEKAIRRLKHTSRSKILKTYLG
- a CDS encoding LA_2272 family surface repeat-containing protein, which translates into the protein MKLKFVAFFMLLLSNAVLSQETAKVTTDEQLAAAVGDGHSTVYAKELSEKGSRADSVRIFSLSPIHSRVNKVNGLTLGVGHYRNSKIKFQEVNGLNIEASPIAVGLFTFGLGIAFESLIVGARKEPYDSFSLRRTFLKRDDAIIHTRINGLNVSSGGFLTGAQVNGLNICVVSVMNKMNGVSVTAAILSTENMNGISVCGIANMINTGSGLQLAVSNVSREYRGVQIGLFNNAKNLRGVQLGLWNTNGKRRLPFVNWQFKS
- a CDS encoding CDP-alcohol phosphatidyltransferase family protein — translated: MKRIPIVLIIFRLLLGPVMIALTYRFGAAIRFELVVLMVLGLLSDIFDGIAARKAGVSSPQLRRMDSQTDLVFWLCVGWCSWLLNPEVILAYKIPITVVFVMEAMTYVVSIAKFGKETCTHALLSKLWGLTLLAVFVAIIGFSYGGWAMKTAVFFGLISHLDVFLIILLLPKWTYDVPSFYHAYLIRKGIPFKRNTLFHESE